One region of Flavobacterium sp. GSB-24 genomic DNA includes:
- a CDS encoding NAD(P)H-dependent oxidoreductase, giving the protein MALIILGHPQIKESVANKAIIEEIQITNPEIEIRNLAELYPDFKIDIKEEQEALLRHEVIILQYPLYWYNMPAILKHWFDVVFEHQFAYGSKGDKLKGKKVLVSVTVGSLEQEYRTFGKHNFRIAEFFKNIEQTAYFAQMTFLDPIFFHGTSSVDGFTKDEVKERAKMYAHRLLNYVLKLK; this is encoded by the coding sequence ATGGCATTAATAATTTTAGGGCATCCACAAATAAAAGAATCAGTCGCAAATAAGGCAATTATCGAAGAAATTCAGATAACGAATCCAGAAATAGAAATTAGAAATCTGGCTGAATTATATCCTGATTTTAAGATTGATATAAAAGAAGAACAAGAAGCTTTACTTCGTCATGAAGTTATAATTCTTCAATATCCTTTATATTGGTATAATATGCCGGCGATTTTAAAACATTGGTTTGATGTTGTTTTCGAACATCAATTTGCTTATGGTTCAAAAGGAGATAAGCTCAAAGGCAAAAAAGTTTTAGTGAGTGTGACAGTTGGTTCGTTGGAGCAGGAGTACAGAACTTTTGGAAAACATAATTTTAGAATTGCTGAATTTTTTAAAAATATCGAGCAGACAGCCTATTTTGCTCAAATGACTTTTTTAGATCCGATTTTTTTTCACGGAACATCCTCAGTTGATGGTTTCACAAAAGATGAAGTCAAAGAAAGAGCAAAGATGTATGCGCATCGTTTGCTAAATTATGTTTTAAAATTGAAATGA
- a CDS encoding helix-turn-helix domain-containing protein, whose translation MKKIECEPDLIKLDGKTYPCTVSLVMDLMGGKWKAVILYHLKDNPKRYNELRKEMPAVTERTLSLQLKQLEEDGLIFRNVDGKKPPIKVTYGLTDFGKSFKTVLESITQLGNTIASERGEFIVA comes from the coding sequence ATGAAAAAGATAGAATGCGAACCTGATTTAATTAAACTCGACGGAAAAACTTATCCGTGCACTGTCAGTCTAGTAATGGATTTAATGGGCGGAAAATGGAAAGCGGTAATTCTGTATCATTTAAAAGACAATCCAAAAAGATACAATGAACTCCGAAAAGAAATGCCTGCAGTGACAGAAAGGACATTAAGCTTACAACTCAAACAGTTGGAAGAAGATGGGTTAATTTTTAGAAATGTAGATGGAAAAAAGCCTCCAATAAAGGTAACCTACGGTTTAACGGACTTTGGAAAATCTTTTAAAACTGTTTTAGAATCAATTACCCAATTGGGAAATACAATTGCTTCTGAAAGAGGAGAATTTATTGTAGCTTAA